From a single Fusobacterium ulcerans ATCC 49185 genomic region:
- a CDS encoding ABC transporter substrate-binding protein — protein sequence MKRLSTIVATFLLSLTTIFAAGEKETGHLLIYAGLMEDHAIAAVKEFEKETGIKTEFVRMSSGETLARIRAEKANMTASVWFGGPIDAFVAANEENLIEPYISPVAKDIPDKFKDPNGIWTGIYVGYLGFVGNKEVLEEIGAEMPKSWADLLKPEYKGEIVTAHPGSSGTAFTMLATIIQLKGEKDGMAYMQKLNEQVRQYTKSGTAPGRMVGLGETAIGITFLHDAIKYRKEGYEDIIISAPEEGTGFEIGGVAILKNGPDQASAKKFVDWALSKKAQELGQTVGSYQFLTNQTANAPEDVKEIAGTKLIDYNFDWAGKNRKDLLDKFSTATKTTAPTK from the coding sequence ATGAAAAGATTATCAACAATAGTAGCCACTTTCTTACTTTCTTTAACAACAATTTTTGCAGCAGGAGAAAAGGAAACAGGTCATCTTCTTATTTATGCTGGATTGATGGAAGACCATGCAATAGCAGCAGTAAAAGAATTTGAAAAAGAAACTGGAATAAAAACTGAATTTGTAAGAATGAGTAGTGGGGAAACATTAGCTAGAATAAGAGCAGAAAAGGCTAATATGACAGCTTCTGTATGGTTTGGAGGTCCAATAGATGCCTTTGTTGCAGCTAATGAGGAAAACCTTATTGAACCATATATATCGCCAGTAGCTAAAGACATTCCTGATAAATTTAAAGATCCAAATGGAATCTGGACAGGAATATATGTAGGATATCTTGGATTTGTAGGTAATAAAGAAGTATTAGAAGAAATAGGAGCGGAAATGCCTAAATCTTGGGCTGATCTTTTAAAACCTGAATATAAAGGAGAAATAGTTACAGCTCACCCAGGGTCATCTGGAACTGCATTTACAATGCTTGCAACTATCATTCAATTAAAAGGTGAAAAAGATGGAATGGCTTATATGCAAAAATTAAATGAACAAGTAAGACAATATACTAAATCAGGAACTGCACCTGGAAGAATGGTAGGATTAGGAGAAACAGCTATTGGAATTACATTCCTTCATGATGCTATAAAATATAGAAAAGAAGGATATGAAGATATTATAATCTCTGCTCCAGAAGAGGGAACAGGATTTGAAATAGGTGGAGTTGCAATTCTTAAAAATGGTCCAGATCAGGCATCAGCTAAGAAATTTGTAGACTGGGCACTTTCTAAAAAAGCACAGGAATTAGGACAAACAGTTGGTTCTTACCAATTCTTGACTAATCAAACTGCAAATGCTCCAGAAGATGTAAAAGAGATTGCTGGAACAAAACTAATAGACTATAATTTTGACTGGGCTGGAAAAAACAGAAAAGATTTACTAGATAAATTCAGTACTGCAACAAAAACAACAGCACCTACAAAATAG
- a CDS encoding gamma-glutamyl-gamma-aminobutyrate hydrolase family protein has product MKPIIGITTFREMREKGEYNSINYGYAEAVLAAGGLPLFIPIVSEGIAKEYLEDYRLDGIIFSGGADVAPRFYGEDPGLQIPGIDTKRDIMEFELLEEAVKRKIPVLGICRGHQLINVAFDGTLYQDIDTQVQSAMGHHPTHINRDELFHSVNIKKESVLHDIFGDEKIYVNSFHHQAVKKLGKGLKATAFSCEGIVEAFETVDMNERFVLGIQWHPENLVNRYNEFLGIFKLLVDRAKEK; this is encoded by the coding sequence TTGAAACCAATAATAGGAATAACTACTTTTAGAGAGATGAGAGAAAAAGGGGAATATAACTCTATAAATTATGGATATGCTGAAGCAGTACTTGCAGCTGGAGGACTTCCACTTTTTATTCCAATAGTTTCTGAAGGAATAGCAAAGGAATATTTAGAAGATTACCGTTTAGATGGAATAATATTTAGTGGTGGGGCAGATGTGGCTCCTAGATTTTATGGAGAAGATCCTGGGCTTCAAATTCCTGGAATAGATACTAAAAGAGACATAATGGAATTTGAATTATTAGAAGAAGCAGTTAAAAGAAAAATACCAGTATTAGGAATATGCAGAGGGCATCAATTAATAAATGTAGCTTTTGATGGAACTCTTTATCAGGATATAGATACTCAGGTTCAATCAGCTATGGGTCACCACCCAACTCATATTAATAGAGATGAATTATTTCATAGTGTAAATATAAAGAAAGAAAGTGTTCTTCATGATATTTTTGGAGATGAAAAAATATATGTTAACTCTTTTCACCATCAGGCAGTAAAAAAATTAGGTAAAGGACTAAAAGCTACTGCTTTTTCTTGTGAAGGAATAGTGGAAGCATTTGAAACTGTAGATATGAATGAAAGATTTGTATTGGGAATACAATGGCATCCAGAGAACCTTGTAAATAGATATAATGAGTTTTTAGGGATCTTTAAACTGCTGGTAGATAGAGCAAAAGAAAAATAG
- a CDS encoding ABC transporter permease has translation MSNLQLKINTELKNMKKIFNDPILFSTITFILVILIMFILFPMYNILKESFTYKGEFSLIHYKNIKAMQENFIIILNTLKLGVVTSVISTAIGFFFAYGMTYVKLPFRKFFSSIAILPIVSPPFVIALSAILLLGRRGFITRNLLGIRNAEIYGFHGLVLVQVLTFFPVAYLMLVGLLQKIDPSVEEASRDLGASRWDVFRTITFPLMIPGLANAVLVIFIQAIADFGNPMVIGGNFTTVAVQIYLQGIGNYDMGSATALAVVLILMSISIFVTQKYYISKKSYVTVTGKVSREREKISEKNITMPIFIVMAFLTFWVFLMYVMIPIGSFVRLWGVKYDFSLEHYKYVFALGMKPIWDTTFLSIISTPITGILAMIIAFLIVRKKFLGKGFIEFITMMAIAIPGTIVGLGYIITFNTKPLVLTGTATILIIAFIMRNMPIGIRSGIAALQQIDPSIEEAATVLGANSKKVFTSVTLPMIKPAFFSGLVYAFVRSMTLVSTIIFLVSAKYNLLTVAIMNQIDVGKIGVASAYCTILIIIVFFVIGIMTYILKKMGIDSISE, from the coding sequence ATGTCGAATTTACAACTTAAAATTAATACGGAATTAAAGAATATGAAAAAGATATTCAATGATCCAATACTATTTTCAACAATAACATTTATACTAGTTATTCTTATAATGTTTATACTTTTCCCTATGTATAATATTTTGAAGGAAAGTTTTACATATAAAGGGGAATTCTCATTAATTCATTATAAGAATATAAAAGCAATGCAGGAAAATTTTATCATAATATTGAATACCTTAAAATTAGGAGTAGTGACTTCTGTAATATCTACAGCTATTGGATTTTTCTTTGCATATGGAATGACTTATGTAAAGCTGCCATTCAGAAAATTTTTCAGCTCTATTGCTATACTTCCAATAGTATCTCCTCCATTTGTTATAGCTTTATCGGCTATACTTTTGTTAGGAAGAAGAGGCTTTATAACTAGAAATTTGCTAGGAATAAGAAATGCTGAAATATATGGATTTCATGGACTAGTTTTAGTACAGGTATTGACATTCTTCCCAGTTGCATATCTGATGCTGGTAGGACTGCTGCAGAAAATAGACCCTTCTGTTGAGGAAGCTTCAAGAGATTTAGGAGCTTCAAGATGGGATGTTTTCAGAACTATAACATTTCCTTTAATGATACCAGGATTGGCAAATGCTGTTCTTGTAATATTTATACAAGCAATAGCTGATTTTGGAAATCCAATGGTAATAGGAGGAAACTTTACAACAGTAGCAGTTCAGATATATCTTCAAGGGATAGGAAATTATGATATGGGAAGTGCAACAGCTCTTGCAGTTGTTTTAATACTTATGTCTATTTCAATATTTGTAACACAGAAATATTATATCAGTAAAAAATCTTATGTTACAGTTACAGGAAAAGTTTCAAGGGAAAGAGAAAAAATCAGTGAAAAAAATATAACAATGCCGATTTTTATTGTCATGGCATTCCTTACTTTCTGGGTATTTCTTATGTATGTAATGATACCAATAGGTTCATTTGTAAGACTTTGGGGAGTAAAATATGATTTTTCTCTGGAACACTATAAATATGTATTTGCTTTAGGAATGAAGCCAATATGGGATACAACATTCCTTTCTATAATATCTACACCTATTACGGGAATATTAGCCATGATAATAGCCTTCCTTATAGTTAGAAAAAAATTCTTAGGAAAAGGATTTATTGAATTTATTACTATGATGGCTATTGCTATACCAGGAACAATTGTAGGACTTGGATATATTATTACATTTAATACAAAACCTTTAGTTCTCACAGGTACAGCAACTATTTTGATAATAGCATTCATAATGAGAAATATGCCTATAGGAATAAGATCAGGAATAGCTGCTCTTCAGCAGATAGATCCATCTATTGAAGAAGCTGCCACTGTATTAGGAGCAAATAGTAAAAAGGTATTTACTTCTGTAACTCTTCCAATGATAAAACCTGCTTTTTTCAGTGGTTTGGTTTATGCTTTTGTTAGAAGCATGACTTTGGTAAGTACGATTATCTTCTTAGTTTCTGCTAAGTATAATCTATTGACAGTTGCTATCATGAATCAGATAGATGTTGGTAAGATAGGAGTAGCTTCAGCATATTGTACTATTCTTATCATCATAGTATTTTTCGTAATAGGAATAATGACATACATATTGAAAAAAATGGGAATAGATAGTATTTCAGAATAG